A genomic region of Arachis hypogaea cultivar Tifrunner chromosome 5, arahy.Tifrunner.gnm2.J5K5, whole genome shotgun sequence contains the following coding sequences:
- the LOC112800608 gene encoding mitogen-activated protein kinase kinase kinase 5, with protein sequence MRWLPSNIFTPPHPQSSSSSTSHSPSSSLSSSPSNPPPPALSAFPSSGRTLQTSTSTSSLTDLLHPRKKPSQDWTRRAWIFGCGIRPSQDDDLDDDDSDAVVPMARSKSINDRTYTRSQTSSSTSSAITVAPQPLPLPAELSFHRGYRHSSVERRSPSPKRHAIGNNFFSSSYKGLDERELRVDALIIDSVPVANPYPPMRSVFASARNSNDSMERRVPGVGPQENGGYGGGDNNQRMSVSSSKSAPGSLFESPTISPQNMRNDDFVPYQYTPPKHNHFWSAPEIIGGGGGAFFDLSPKGMDANSNHSPHHSPKGTLTPRHGNSKSPTRPSSPIQTMSIDNFKPQASFRRDVIIGPINNVHPLPLPPPTALTSPTAAHAQSQAGRNESCSMQSQWQKGKLIGRGTFGSVYVATNRETGALCAMKEVEIFADDPKSKECIKQLEQEIKILSNLKHPNIVQYYGSEIVGDKFYIYLEYVYPGSINKYVREHCGAVTESVVRNFTRHILSGLAYLHSTKTIHRDIKGANLLVDSTGVVKLADFGMSKHLTGHAADLSLKGSPYWMAPELMHAVMQRDNNSDLALAVDIWSLGCTIIEMFTGKPPWSEYEGAAAMFKVLRDIPPIPEQLSSEGKDFLRRCFRRNPAERPNALMLLDHRFVKHF encoded by the exons ATGCGGTGGTTACCATCCAATATATTCACCCCTCCTCATCCTCAgtcctcctcttcttctacttCGCATTCTCCGTCTTCTTCGCTTTCATCTTCGCCGTCCAATCCTCCACCACCTGCTTTGTCAGCATTTCCATCCAGTGGCCGAACGCTGCAGACATCCACGTCCACTTCCTCCCTAACGGACCTTCTCCACCCGAGGAAGAAACCTTCCCAGGACTGGACGCGCCGCGCCTGGATCTTCGGATGCGGGATAAGGCCCTCACAAGATGATGACCTGGACGACGACGACTCCGACGCCGTTGTTCCCATGGCTCGTTCCAAAAGCATCAACGACCGCACCTATACACGATCCCAAACCTCATCTTCCACTTCCTCCGCGATTACTGTTGCTCCTCAGCCCTTGCCCTTGCCGGCGGAGCTCTCCTTCCACCGCGGATACCGCCATAGCTCCGTTGAACGACGTTCGCCATCTCCAAAGCGCCACGCCATCGGAAACAACTTTTTCTCCTCCTCCTACAAAGGCCTTGACGAACGCGAACTTCGAGTCGATGCCCTAATCATCGATTCTGTCCCCGTCGCCAATCCCTATCCTCCCATGCGAAG TGTATTTGCGAGCGCAAGAAACAGCAATGATTCGATGGAAAGAAGAGTTCCAGGTGTAGGACCACAAGAAAACGGTGGTTATGGAGGAGGAGATAACAACCAGAGGATGAGCGTGTCATCGTCAAAGAGTGCTCCAGGTAGCCTCTTTGAAAGCCCAACAATAAGTCCACAGAACATGAGAAACGATGACTTTGTTCCGTACCAGTACACGCCACCAAAACATAACCATTTCTGGTCTGCACCTGAGAtcataggaggaggaggaggagcatTCTTTGATTTGTCTCCAAAGGGGATGGATGCTAACAGTAATCATTCTCCTCACCACAGTCCAAAGGGAACCTTGACCCCACGCCATGGCAACTCCAAAAGCCCAACAAGACCTTCTTCCCCCATACAGACCATGTCCATTGACAACTTCAAACCTCAAGCTAGCTTTCGCCGCGATGTTATTATTGGCCCTATCAACAATGTTCATCCCTTACCCTTGCCTCCTCCCACGGCCTTGACTTCACCTACTGCTGCTCATGCACAGTCCCAAGCTGGCAGAAATGAATCCTGTTCAATGCAGAGCCAATGGCAAAAGGGAAAACTCATTGGTCGAGGTACCTTTGGAAGCGTCTATGTCGCTACCAATAGAGAAACTGGAGCATTGTGCGCAATGAAAGAAGTAGAAATATTTGCTGATGATCCAAAATCTAAAGAGTGTATAAAACAGTTAGAGCAG gagATTAAAATTCTTAGTAACCTGAAGCATCCAAACATTGTGCAATATTATGGTAGTGAAATA GTTGGAGACAAGTTTTACATTTATCTGGAATATGTCTATCCAGGTTCAATAAACAAATACGTCCGGGAACATTGTGGTGCAGTAACGGAATCCGTTGTTAGGAATTTCACTCGCCATATTCTTTCAGGGCTAGCTTACTTGCATAGCACGAAAACAATTCATAG GGACATCAAAGGGGCTAACTTGTTAGTTGATTCTACTGGAGTTGTCAAGCTCGCTGACTTTGGGATGTCTAAACAT CTAACTGGGCATGCTGCTGATCTTTCTTTGAAGGGAAGCCCATACTGGATGGCGCCAGAG CTTATGCATGCAGTTATGCAAAGAGATAACAACTCTGATCTAGCTTTAGCTGTTGATATTTGGAGTTTGGGTTGCACGATTATTGAAATGTTCACAGGGAAGCCTCCTTGGAGCGAATACGAAGGA GCGGCAGCTATGTTTAAGGTTTTGAGGGATATACCTCCTATACCTGAACAATTGTCATCAGAGGGAAAAGATTTCCTAAGACGTTGCTTCAGAAGAAATCCAGCAGAAAGACCAAATGCATTAATGTTGTTAGATCATCGATTTGTGAAGCACTTCTAA